A single region of the Arthrobacter sp. PAMC25564 genome encodes:
- a CDS encoding DUF3180 domain-containing protein, with product MKLTNPWLLVVICVALVGAGWAATIMTTRYGLATPVLPLTALITMGVILVLTLVLGIRVLRWRNGKKKKMLNPILAVWTLVLAQACAYTGTVLLGWHAGIFAEQLRLWNLRSNQAITWQALAMAGGGLAMIVVGLVVERFCRIPPEDGDADSAPGLQGKRKPTAEGEYAYRGD from the coding sequence GTGAAGCTGACCAATCCCTGGCTCCTCGTGGTCATCTGCGTGGCCCTGGTCGGGGCAGGCTGGGCCGCAACCATAATGACCACCCGCTACGGCCTGGCGACGCCGGTGCTGCCGCTTACGGCGCTCATCACCATGGGCGTGATCCTGGTCCTGACCCTGGTGCTGGGCATCCGGGTGCTCCGCTGGCGCAACGGCAAGAAAAAGAAGATGCTCAACCCCATCCTGGCCGTCTGGACCCTCGTCCTGGCCCAGGCCTGCGCGTACACGGGAACCGTGTTGCTGGGCTGGCACGCCGGGATCTTCGCGGAGCAGCTGCGGCTCTGGAACCTGCGCAGCAACCAGGCCATCACCTGGCAGGCACTCGCCATGGCCGGCGGCGGGCTGGCCATGATCGTCGTCGGCCTCGTCGTGGAACGGTTCTGCCGGATTCCGCCCGAAGACGGCGACGCCGACTCGGCCCCCGGGCTGCAAGGAAAACGCAAGCCGACCGCGGAAGGCGAATATGCATACCGAGGCGATTGA